The sequence below is a genomic window from Canis aureus isolate CA01 chromosome 11, VMU_Caureus_v.1.0, whole genome shotgun sequence.
ATTGTTGCTTGTTATTTTTCCTTAGAGAATAGTGATTTATTTGCCTTAGTTAGGACAGGCTTGAAAGTGAAAAGTCCTTGGCATGTATGGCAATGGCATTATTAAGGGTAGGGGTTGGATTATGGCTTTTTTCAACTTTCCTTCAAACCTAGAAATAGGAAAGGAAGGTTATTAACTAGCTAAGTAAGTAGTTCATGCTTTCGTGGCAGGGATGTGACACTTAACCCTCTAAGGTACTGAAAGTTAAGATgcgccttgggtggctcagtcggttaagagtctgccttcagctcaggtcatgatctcagggtcctgggatggagcctgcgtTTGGTGGGAAGGTGTCCCTGCTTAGCggagtgtctgcttcttcctctttctctgccattcctcccctccctgccttgtacatgctctctctcaaataaataaaatcttaaaaaaaaaagttaagacagCAAACCAGACATGTTTACATTACGCTGATAAGGAAATCGTGCCAAAGTCCATAATGCATTAAGCACAGTATAGCCATCTCTAAGGACCTAAGGCTGTCAAGTGGGGACAGCTGGTTAGACTGCTGTAAAGAAGTACGGTCCCTATTCCACTTAATTTGATTGCCCGTTGCTCCTCTGAGGCAGTTACGTAGCATTCCTCACTTTATCTGGCTAGGACTTTAATTTTGGATTTATAAAAAGGATTTTCACATAATtctcataaaataagtttatacttttatcattattattactattattaaaatgttaattttaaataaattgggTATTAATCATTCAGCAGAAATACttactctaaaatataaaattagagatGACTAATAAGTATTTGCTCTAGCTAAatgttaggaaaaaagaaaaccctgtgtgtgtgtgtgtatatgtgtgtgaaaagtaaaatatgtctcctaaagaaaaacaacagttgTAGGAAAGGGGATTTGTGTCAGAATAACATTTGAGGTCTTTGAATCCTTGAACTCTATGGACTTGCTACTgagctataaaatggaaattattcaCAAGGTTGTGGCAAAGCTCAACATAGACAATGTGTTTGTAACAAATGTCTTAAGTTGTGAAGAGGTGTATTAGTTACTTTATAAATTACTTAAGaggatatatataatatttcacaGAAAGTTTGAGGCTAACTTTGGCAAAATTCAGTTTTTCTAAGTTAAATCTGTGTTATTTCTGTGCTTATTGCTTAGAGCCCAAATATGTGGTTGCATTGAAAGTCAGAACCCCTTATATTAAAACCTGTGTTCTTTGTTACAGGTATGATGAGTACATTCTGAGTCCCAGGATAGTGGGAAGCCACCAATGGAGTGCAAGCATGCTATGGAAATTGCTGATAAGATCCCAGCTGTGCAGGCTGTGTTCCTTCAGAAAGATGCTGTCGGCTTCAAAATACAGACCCTCTTTAGCGTCCTTCACCTATACAACTGATCATCAgtcaaacaaagaaaataaaagaacagtgGAAAAACTCTATAAATTTTCAGTTGACATCAGGAAAATTCGCAGATTAAAAGGATGGGTCCTTTTTGAAGATGAAACCTATGTTGAAGAAGTTGCAGATGTTTTACAACAACTAGGTGCCGATGAAGCTACTGTTGCCAGTATTTTGGAACGTTGCCCAGAAGCAATTGTCTGCAGTCCAACCACTGTTAACACTCAGAGAGAACTCTGGCAGTTGGTCTGCAAAAATGAGCAAGAGTTAGTTAAGTTAATAGAACAGTTTCCAGAATCTTTCTTTACTATTAAAGACCAGGAAACCCAGAAGCTGAACATTCAGTTCTTTCAAGAGTTGGGACTCAAAAATGTGGTCATTGGCAGATTTTTGACAACTGCATCTAATATTTTTCATAACCCTATtgagaaaaataggcaaatgatAAGTATTCTCCAAGAGAGTTACCTAAATTTGGGTGGCTCTGAGGCCAACATGAAAGTTTGGTTACTGAAATTATTAAGCCAGAATCCATTTATATTGCTAAATTCTTCTGCAGCTATAAAGAAAACACTAGAATTTCTCCAGGAGCAAGGTTTCACAAACTTTGAAATTCTCCAGCTTTTATCCAAActcaaaggatttctttttcagctttgCCCAGGAAATATACAGAATAGcatttccttctctaaaaatgcttttaaatgtacagatcatgacctgaagcaatTAGTTTTGAAATGTCCTGCCATTTTATATTACtctgttc
It includes:
- the MTERF2 gene encoding transcription termination factor 2, mitochondrial gives rise to the protein MLWKLLIRSQLCRLCSFRKMLSASKYRPSLASFTYTTDHQSNKENKRTVEKLYKFSVDIRKIRRLKGWVLFEDETYVEEVADVLQQLGADEATVASILERCPEAIVCSPTTVNTQRELWQLVCKNEQELVKLIEQFPESFFTIKDQETQKLNIQFFQELGLKNVVIGRFLTTASNIFHNPIEKNRQMISILQESYLNLGGSEANMKVWLLKLLSQNPFILLNSSAAIKKTLEFLQEQGFTNFEILQLLSKLKGFLFQLCPGNIQNSISFSKNAFKCTDHDLKQLVLKCPAILYYSVPVLEERIQGLLKEGISIAQIKETPMVLELTPQIVQYRIRKLNSLGYRIKDGHLANLSGTKKEFEANFGKIQAKKGRPLFNPVAPLNVEE